The Andrena cerasifolii isolate SP2316 chromosome 15, iyAndCera1_principal, whole genome shotgun sequence genome includes a window with the following:
- the Dila gene encoding centrosomal protein dilatory, whose protein sequence is MINISHPKIHGKPPVNRPSPAKDQHASMKQHGIAVESTVPKNGYIDSNAAEAEKADYNQNIIESTTCSFEQLCSMISDLEKNITSGMPELDRLQLEPERDDSRGKHGSNGGTTYDDIMSFLAKLEEGSLDETKVNVPEVDAAMLQEMLSNSQALPCIGYDSIVEVENAPLAFKEDLITARLQLEEKSAAVTLLKEQLKSERKLACEKLEAQRKSNASKSQAQEDKYKVIVKRHQKFIEQLISEKTDLTEKCNSLAERVKEIEMKMQRDLKAAADRHSVELQRAKEHYAAAEKIKRERWIEARTTRIKEMTVKGLEPELRQMMGQHAEEVQNLRNVHMKELQDAELRIIRRSNQQLEQLRLELSASHERMLASEKNILWTRYKEKLAEQESQFKEREIQLVGEMQCDREKFGKEQAKRDVEREAASQRMHLQYQQQAEALRQQHSAEKKTLQESLKAEWEAWLADYKRQQSQKVGQAESRIRDECRRERDRQIELAIERLEKDSRDSKLSLQQNFDCKLRSLREKLETDLQTAIDNEQFHKGKSMQAKEKLDRAEAELQKLENRLQECVSDLRNANEVIERLSEERDSAKKLARKEIEAEKRELEEKIASLYQEITQNNASKDTSMAQLHSRIKLIMTQKVLTIKNLTKDLNDTKSKCEHLEKLVDQQRREYILKGV, encoded by the exons ATGATCAACATCAGCCACCCGAAGATACACGGGAAACCCCCCGTCAACAGACCCTCTCCCGCAAAAGATCAGCATGCTTCAATGAAGCAGCATGGAATCGCAGTGGAGAGTACCGTCCCCAAAAACGGATATATCGACAGTAACGCGGCGGAGGCGGAGAAAGCAGACTACAATCAAAACATCATCGAATCGACCACCTGCTCGTTCGAGCAACTCTGTAGCATGATTAGCGACCTGGAGAAGAACATTACCAGCGGAATGCCTGAGCTGGATCGGTTGCAG CTAGAGCCGGAGAGAGACGACTCGAGAGGGAAGCATGGATCGAATGGGGGGACGACTTACGACGACATAATGTCCTTTTTAGCGAAACTCGAAGAGG GTTCCCTGGACGAGACGAAGGTGAACGTGCCCGAGGTAGACGCCGCGATGCTTCAGGAGATGCTCAGTAATTCCCAAGCGTTGCCTTGCATTGGCTACGACAG CATTGTCGAAGTGGAAAATGCGCCTCTCGCGTTTAAAGAGGATCTGATCACCGCGCGGCTGCAGCTGGAAGAAAAGAGCGCGGCTGTAACGCTTCTGAAGGAGCAGCTAAAGTCCGAGAGGAAGCTGGCGTGCGAGAAGCTGGAGGCTCAGCGGAAGAGCAACGCGTCCAAGTCGCAGGCGCAGGAGGACAAGTACAAAGTTATCGTGAAGAGACACCAGAAGTTCATCGAGCAGCTGATCTCGGAGAAGACCGATCTGACCGAGAAGTGCAACTCGCTCGCCGAGAGGGTCAAGGAGATCGAGATGAAGATGCAGAGGGACTTGAAGGCCGCCGCGGACAGGCACTCGGTGGAGTTGCAGAGGGCGAAAGAGCACTACGCCGCGGCTGAGAAGATCAAGAGGGAGCGGTGGATAGAGGCTAGAACGACGAGGATCAAG GAGATGACGGTGAAGGGTCTGGAGCCCGAGCTGCGGCAGATGATGGGGCAGCACGCCGAGGAGGTTCAGAACCTGAGGAACGTGCACATGAAGGAGCTGCAGGACGCGGAATTGCGGATAATACGCCGGTCGAACCAGCAGCTGGAGCAACTGCGACTGGAGCTCTCGGCCAGCCACGAAAGGATGTTGGCTAGCGAGAAGAATATCTTGTGGACCAG GTACAAGGAGAAGTTGGCGGAGCAGGAGAGTCAGTTTAAAGAGCGAGAAATACAGCTCGTGGGCGAGATGCAGTGCGACAGGGAGAAGTTTGGTAAAGAACAAGCGAAGCGGGACGTTGAAAGGGAAGCCGCGTCGCAGCGGATGCACCTGCAGTATCAG CAACAAGCGGAGGCTCTGAGGCAACAGCACTCCGCTGAGAAGAAGACTCTGCAGGAGTCACTGAAGGCAGAATGGGAGGCTTGGCTGGCAGACTACAAGAGGCAACAGAGTCAGAAGGTTGGGCAAGCAGAGAGCAGGATACGAGACGAGTGTAGGAGAGAAAGGGATCGACAGATCGAGCTGGCCATCGAACGCCTCGAGAAAGATTCCAGGGACTCGAAGCTGAGCCTTCAGCAGAATTTCGATTGCAAACTGAG ATCTTTGAGAGAGAAGCTCGAGACGGACTTGCAAACTGCGATCGATAACGAACAGTTTCATAAAGGTAAGTCAATGCAAGCGAAGGAAAAGCTCGACAGAGCGGAAGCTGAATTGCAGAAGCTGGAGAACAGACTGCAGGAGTGTGTGTCCGACTTGAGGAATGCAAATGAG GTGATCGAACGGTTAAGCGAAGAACGGGACAGCGCTAAGAAATTGGCGAGGAAAGAAATCGAAGCGGAGAAAAGGGAACTCGAGGAGAAGATCGCCTCGCTTTACCAAGAGATCACTCAAAATAATGCAAGCAAAGACACCTCGATGGCTCAGCTGCATAGCAG AATTAAACTGATCATGACGCAGAAGGTTCTAACGATAAAGAACCTCACCAAAGACTTAAACGACACGAAGTCCAAGTGCGAACACTTGGAGAAGTTAGTGGATCAACAAAGAAGGGAGTATATCTTGAAGGGCGTATAA
- the 128up gene encoding GTP-binding protein 128up, whose amino-acid sequence MSTILEKIASIEAEMARTQKNKATSGHLGLLKAKLAKLRRELITPKGGGGGGEQGFEVAKTGDARIGFVGFPSVGKSTLLSTLAGVYSEVAAYEFTTLTTVPGCIKYKGAKIQLLDLPGIIEGAKDGKGRGRQVIAVARTCSLIFIVLDVLKPLGHKRLIEHELEGFGLRLNKQPPNITFRKKDKGGVNFQTTCLQSELDLETVKTILSEYRIHNADITLRYDATSDDLIDVIEGNRVYVPCIYLLNKIDQISIEELDIIYKIPHCVPISAHHKWNFDDLLEKMWDYLQLVRIYTKPKGQLPDYSSPVVLNREKRTVEDFCNKLHRSIAKEFKYALVWGQSVKHQPQKVGKDHVLCDEDVVQIVKKV is encoded by the exons ATGAGCACGATACTGGAGAAAATAGCTTCTATCGAAGCCGAG ATGGCTCGCACTCAGAAGAACAAAGCCACCTCCGGTCACTTGGGCTTGTTGAAAGCCAAGCTGGCCAAACTGAGGAGGGAGCTTATAACCCCCAAAGGCGGCGGAGGCGGCGGCGAGCAGGGCTTCGAGGTGGCTAAGACTGGCGATGCTAGAATAGGGTTTGTCG GCTTCCCATCCGTGGGTAAATCTACGCTACTGAGCACCCTGGCCGGGGTCTACTCGGAAGTAGCGGCCTACGAATTCACGACCCTCACTACTGTTCCAGGGTGTATAAAGTACAAGGGCGCGAAGATACAG CTGCTGGATCTTCCAGGTATCATAGAAGGTGCCAAAGACGGTAAAGGTCGCGGAAGACAAGTTATAGCGGTCGCGAGAACCTGTAGTTTAATATTCATCGTTCTGGATGTATTGAAACCACTCGGACACAAAAGGTTGATCGAGCACGAATTGGAAGGCTTCGGGCTGCGATTGAACAAGCAGCCGCCAAACATTACCTTCAGAAAGAAGGATAAAGGTGGCGTGAATTTTCAGACCACG TGCCTGCAGTCGGAGCTCGACTTAGAAACTGTTAAAACCATCCTGTCCGAGTACAGAATCCACAACGCGGATATCACTTTGAGATACGACGCCACTTCCGACGATCTCATCGACGTTATCGAGGGGAATCGCGTTTACGTACCGTGTATTTACTTGCTCaacaaaatag ATCAGATCAGTATCGAGGAGTTagacattatttacaaaataccgCACTGTGTGCCTATTTCTGCTCATCACAAATGGAACTTCGACGATCTGCTGGAAAAAATGTGGGACTATCTGCAGCTGGTCAGAAT CTATACCAAACCGAAGGGCCAGCTTCCGGATTACAGTTCTCCTGTGGTGTTGAACCGAGAGAAGCGAACCGTCGAGGATTTCTGCAATAAACTTCATCGGTCCATTGCGAAGGAGTTTAAATA CGCTCTTGTGTGGGGACAGTCCGTCAAGCATCAGCCGCAAAAAGTAGGGAAGGATCACGTGCTGTGCGACGAGGACGTAGTGCAGATTGTGAAGAAAGTGTAA
- the Arp8 gene encoding actin-related protein 8 isoform X1: MPVFQESCAEQIQAQTIVIIHPGSMYLRMGRASDLNPCTILNAVARRRLFGGLEYKDSLLPPTVPRTKELTQAMEESRLQVSHTLQSCLQSDGRRRYATPPQQIAAFNRRSNPEVSSPCSVEWIRTDKDIVVGDDILSLNPEDNFNVHFPYKRGELNVHSSPGGSLRAVMADLKTIWEYVLAEKMDIPLRDLKHYRAVLIIPDIYNRQYLKELTTLMLCDIGFGACFLLQDHVAATFGAGLGYACVVDVGDQKTSVSCVEDGISHRNTRVRMDYGGGDITQTFFWLLQKCAFPYKSCEPANKLDALLLNQLKKDFCHVDLNICGSQEKTFVVRKPKQQTEKYTLQVGDECLVAPLSLFQPELFKVTGTHTVHIQKRSMGDPEDPHDENYLRETSRRGMKENLEQTSEMQEEAIAPTAGAEEEVVVDAVDSAPITLSNRDLDAPRDFVVGPQQLLGLDHAVLQSIDRCPTEDLKRKMYSCVLVVGSGMKFQGIGMWLHNRISLQIPYMYRAEQLDIITQPKEMDPGMTAWKGAAILSCLESAQELWIGRQEWERIGVRVLRERAPFMW, encoded by the exons ATGCCAGTGTTTCAAGAATCATGCGCCGAG CAAATCCAGGCGCAGACGATCGTCATCATCCACCCTGGCTCGATGTATCTCAGAATGGGTCGAGCGTCCGACCTGAATCCGTGCACTATATTGAACGCCGTTGCGAGGAGACGCTTATTCGGAGGCTTAGAGTACAAAGACAGTTTGCTACCACCCACCGTCCCACGA ACGAAAGAGCTGACACAGGCAATGGAAGAATCTCGCCTCCAAGTGTCCCACACCTTGCAGTCCTGCCTTCAGTCGGACGGCAGGAGGAGGTACGCTACGCCTCCTCAGCAAATCGCCGCTTTCAATCGGAGATCGAACCCGGAGGTGTCGTCGCCTTGCAGCGTGGAATGGATAAGGACCGACAAGGATATAGTCGTCGGCGACGACATATTATCGCTGAACCCAGAGGATAATTTCAACGTCCACTTCCCGTACAAGAGAGGAGAGCTTAACGTACACTCGTCGCCCGGCGGCAGCTTGCGAGCCGTCATGGCTGACTTGAAGACTATTTGGGAGTACGTGCTCGCGGAGAAGATGGATATCCCTCTGAGGGACTTGAAGCATTACAGAGCCGTCCTCATTATACCGGACATCTACAACAGGCAGTACCTGAAGGAACTAACGACGCTGATGCTCTGCGACATTGGGTTCGGAGCCTGCTTTCTGCTACAG GATCACGTGGCAGCCACGTTCGGCGCGGGCTTAGGGTACGCGTGCGTCGTTGACGTGGGCGATCAGAAAACGTCAGTATCTTGCGTGGAGGATGGGATCTCCCACAGAAACACCAGAGTGCGCATGGATTACGGGGGAGGAGATATCACACAGACGTTCTTTTGGCTGCTTCAGAAATGCGCCTTCCCGTACAAAAGCTGCGAGCCTGCTAACAAGCTCGACGCGCTACTGTTGAACCAACTGAAAAAAGACTTCTGTCACGTCGATTTAAACATATGCGGCTCCCAGGAAAAGACGTTCGTCGTTAGGAAGCCCAAGCAACAAACGGAGAAGTATACTCTTCAG GTCGGCGACGAATGTTTAGTAGCGCCGCTGAGTTTGTTTCAACCGGAGTTATTCAAGGTGACTGGGACTCATACCGTGCACATACAGAAGAGATCGATGGGGGACCCGGAAGATCCGCACGATGAGAACTACTTACGGGAAACGAGC AGGAGAGGCATGAAAGAGAACCTGGAGCAAACGTCCGAGATGCAGGAAGAAGCGATCGCTCCAACGGCCGGAGCGGAAGAAGAGGTAGTCGTGGATGCCGTTGACTCGGCTCCGATTACCTTGTCGAATCGCGATCTCGATGCACCGCGTGACTTCGTGGTGGGCCCCCAGCAGCTTCTGGGCCTGGATCACGCTGTGCTGCAGAGTATCGATCGTTGCC CCACGGAAGATTTGAAGCGGAAGATGTACAGCTGCGTACTCGTCGTCGGCTCGGGCATGAAGTTCCAAGGTATTGGAATGTGGCTGCACAATCGGATCTCTCTTCAAATTCCCTACATGTACAGAGCTG AGCAACTCGACATCATTACGCAACCTAAGGAAATGGATCCCGGCATGACAGCGTGGAAGGGTGCCGCGATATTGAGTTGCTTAGAGTCCGCCCAGGAATTGTGGATCGGGCGGCAAGAGTGGGAACGTATCGGTGTCCGAGTGTTGAGAGAGAGAGCGCCGTTCATGTGGTGA
- the Arp8 gene encoding actin-related protein 8 isoform X2, producing the protein MEESRLQVSHTLQSCLQSDGRRRYATPPQQIAAFNRRSNPEVSSPCSVEWIRTDKDIVVGDDILSLNPEDNFNVHFPYKRGELNVHSSPGGSLRAVMADLKTIWEYVLAEKMDIPLRDLKHYRAVLIIPDIYNRQYLKELTTLMLCDIGFGACFLLQDHVAATFGAGLGYACVVDVGDQKTSVSCVEDGISHRNTRVRMDYGGGDITQTFFWLLQKCAFPYKSCEPANKLDALLLNQLKKDFCHVDLNICGSQEKTFVVRKPKQQTEKYTLQVGDECLVAPLSLFQPELFKVTGTHTVHIQKRSMGDPEDPHDENYLRETSRRGMKENLEQTSEMQEEAIAPTAGAEEEVVVDAVDSAPITLSNRDLDAPRDFVVGPQQLLGLDHAVLQSIDRCPTEDLKRKMYSCVLVVGSGMKFQGIGMWLHNRISLQIPYMYRAEQLDIITQPKEMDPGMTAWKGAAILSCLESAQELWIGRQEWERIGVRVLRERAPFMW; encoded by the exons ATGGAAGAATCTCGCCTCCAAGTGTCCCACACCTTGCAGTCCTGCCTTCAGTCGGACGGCAGGAGGAGGTACGCTACGCCTCCTCAGCAAATCGCCGCTTTCAATCGGAGATCGAACCCGGAGGTGTCGTCGCCTTGCAGCGTGGAATGGATAAGGACCGACAAGGATATAGTCGTCGGCGACGACATATTATCGCTGAACCCAGAGGATAATTTCAACGTCCACTTCCCGTACAAGAGAGGAGAGCTTAACGTACACTCGTCGCCCGGCGGCAGCTTGCGAGCCGTCATGGCTGACTTGAAGACTATTTGGGAGTACGTGCTCGCGGAGAAGATGGATATCCCTCTGAGGGACTTGAAGCATTACAGAGCCGTCCTCATTATACCGGACATCTACAACAGGCAGTACCTGAAGGAACTAACGACGCTGATGCTCTGCGACATTGGGTTCGGAGCCTGCTTTCTGCTACAG GATCACGTGGCAGCCACGTTCGGCGCGGGCTTAGGGTACGCGTGCGTCGTTGACGTGGGCGATCAGAAAACGTCAGTATCTTGCGTGGAGGATGGGATCTCCCACAGAAACACCAGAGTGCGCATGGATTACGGGGGAGGAGATATCACACAGACGTTCTTTTGGCTGCTTCAGAAATGCGCCTTCCCGTACAAAAGCTGCGAGCCTGCTAACAAGCTCGACGCGCTACTGTTGAACCAACTGAAAAAAGACTTCTGTCACGTCGATTTAAACATATGCGGCTCCCAGGAAAAGACGTTCGTCGTTAGGAAGCCCAAGCAACAAACGGAGAAGTATACTCTTCAG GTCGGCGACGAATGTTTAGTAGCGCCGCTGAGTTTGTTTCAACCGGAGTTATTCAAGGTGACTGGGACTCATACCGTGCACATACAGAAGAGATCGATGGGGGACCCGGAAGATCCGCACGATGAGAACTACTTACGGGAAACGAGC AGGAGAGGCATGAAAGAGAACCTGGAGCAAACGTCCGAGATGCAGGAAGAAGCGATCGCTCCAACGGCCGGAGCGGAAGAAGAGGTAGTCGTGGATGCCGTTGACTCGGCTCCGATTACCTTGTCGAATCGCGATCTCGATGCACCGCGTGACTTCGTGGTGGGCCCCCAGCAGCTTCTGGGCCTGGATCACGCTGTGCTGCAGAGTATCGATCGTTGCC CCACGGAAGATTTGAAGCGGAAGATGTACAGCTGCGTACTCGTCGTCGGCTCGGGCATGAAGTTCCAAGGTATTGGAATGTGGCTGCACAATCGGATCTCTCTTCAAATTCCCTACATGTACAGAGCTG AGCAACTCGACATCATTACGCAACCTAAGGAAATGGATCCCGGCATGACAGCGTGGAAGGGTGCCGCGATATTGAGTTGCTTAGAGTCCGCCCAGGAATTGTGGATCGGGCGGCAAGAGTGGGAACGTATCGGTGTCCGAGTGTTGAGAGAGAGAGCGCCGTTCATGTGGTGA
- the LOC143376941 gene encoding uncharacterized protein LOC143376941 produces the protein MEYTLEDAFAALQDTQRERQQELDDLVAVILNSGPVAVSRSVTPEETQSKQQRMRQCLLNQVLKEVPRDYPVPETSDLHVEALRELEEEVRNAQQLFEKTKAHLEDINEDISYLEKKKMGLEKMKEACTGAAELVANTTYAKEHLIAKKMFQDVKEDLFIVVDTLFPENQDFKDFLASLTSAYRKGGNDLYVDVTPNVFDFVNFLVEADIAVLHRNDKSKVRLMDML, from the exons ATGGAGTACACTTTGGAGGATGCGTTTGCAGCGCTGCAAGACACGCAAAGAGAGCGCCAGCAAGAATTAGATGATCTGGTAGCTGTGATATTGAACAGCGGTCCAGTCGCTGTGAGCAGATCCGTTACCCCCGAGGAAACACAGAGCAAGCAACAGAGGATGCGCCAGTGTTTACTGAATCAAGTCCTGAAGGAGGTGCCCAGAGATTACCCTGTCCCGGAAACCTCCGACCTGCACGTCGAAGCTTTGAGAGAGCTGGAGGAGGAAGTGCGGAACGCGCAGCAGCTTTTTGAGAAGACCAAGGCACACCTTGAGGACATTAACGAAGACATATCCTA cttggagaagaagaagatgggCCTCGAGAAGATGAAGGAAGCTTGCACGGGCGCTGCTGAGTTGGTAGCGAATACAACCTACGCCAAGGAGCATCTCATAGCGAAAAAGATGTTCCAGGACGTGAAGGAGGATCTG TTCATCGTGGTGGACACGCTTTTCCCGGAGAACCAGGACTTCAAAGACTTCTTAGCG TCACTGACGTCCGCATACCGGAAGGGTGGAAATGATTTGTACGTGGACGTCACGCCGAACGTCTTTGATTTCGTAAATTTTTTGGTCGAAGCCGACATTGCCGTGCTTCACAGGAATGATAAGTCTAAAGTTAGGTTGATGGATATGTTATGA
- the Gem2 gene encoding gemin 2 has product MTDYLRAPAFSVGEIDANVNLSLPPASGEEYIKRVVIEARQCADIVVADIDQKRLKNPTIDVEPLSGCVEAPSWLSPTLDWQLCQVSDFSHVRLYISQLKNEILTAKRKWRPTKIDLPSMDDEKGWITFCSNREDRTKILPTLNTVFCLNQPMVEQVLEYLAEHVAVQKKIEYELGQWIYALLVVLEMPLTPDVCSWLRTLARTCSVIRASSENLELQETRALNLFICLVARYFRQLDLADP; this is encoded by the exons ATGACTGACTACTTGAGAGCGCCCGCTTTCTCAGTCGGCGAGATCGACGCAAATGTTAACTTGTCCCTGCCGCCCGCCTCCGGGGAAGAGTACATCAAAAGGGTGGT AATAGAAGCACGACAATGCGCGGACATCGTGGTAGCCGACATCGATCAGAAGCGATTGAAAAACCCGACGATCGACGTCGAACCT TTATCAGGATGCGTGGAGGCGCCGTCATGGCTCAGCCCTACACTCGACTGGCAGCTGTGCCAGGTCTCAGATTTCTCCCACGTCCGATTGTACATAAGCCAGTTGAAGAATGAAATTCTAACAGCGAAGCGCAAGTGGAGACCCACGAAAATCGACCTG CCGAGCATGGACGACGAGAAAGGTTGGATCACGTTCTGTTCGAATCGAGAAGATAGGACAAAGATCCTCCCAACGCTGAACACGGTGTTCTGCTTGAACCAGCCGATGGTGGAGCAAGTACTGGAGTACTTGGCCGAGCATGTCGCCGTGCAGAAGAAGATCGAATACGAGCTCGGCCAGTGGATTTACGCGCTGCTGGTCGTTCTGGAGATGCCCTTGACTCCGGACGTGTGCTCCTGGCTGCGCACTTTGGCCCGAACGTGCTCGGTGATTCGCGCAAGCTCG GAGAACTTAGAGCTACAGGAAACGAGGGCGCTGAATCTGTTTATATGCCTAGTCGCGAGATACTTCCGCCAGCTGGACTTGGCAGACCCTTAG
- the LOC143376943 gene encoding ubiquitin-like protein 4A, with translation MKVIVKKLQGKECVVDMMPSETVLQLKHKVSDLLGIDVPQQKLLLTGKTLADENPLSFYPGIKDGSKLNLLVIKKSEEGSSKEKSALRKSGTHLLRDEISKVLRHYYTESETQSIVNELIKDLKNKVNNLSYDDLERLATALLQDQENIA, from the exons ATGAAAGTGATCGTAAAGAAGCTGCAAGGAAAAGAATGTGTTGTTGAC ATGATGCCCTCGGAGACAGTTTTGCAGCTGAAGCACAAAGTCAGCGATCTTCTGGGCATAGATGTTCCACAACAGAAACTCTTGCTCACGGGCAAGACGCTCGCTG ACGAGAACCCGTTGAGCTTCTACCCGGGGATCAAGGATGGCAGCAAGCTGAACCTGCTGGTGATTAAGAAGTCGGAGGAAGGGTCTAGCAAAGAGAAGTCCGCGCTGCGAAAGTCGGGCACGCATCTCCTGCGCGATGAGATCTCTAAAGTTCTGAGGCATTATTACACGGAGTCCGAGACACAGTCGATAGTAAACGAGTTGATAAAAGACCTAAAGAACAAAGTGAACAACCTTAGTTATGACGATTTAGAACGATTAGCGACAGCACTGCTCCAGGACCAAGAGAACATAGCTTAA
- the LOC143376934 gene encoding ribonuclease H2 subunit A, producing the protein MESQREIAGEADSETSCNNLEEDTRITCRGELTPYFRAWDNAVNKVHLSEVPQICKDKPCQLGIDEAGRGPVLGPMVYGVSYAPVSEKQLLVDLGCADSKSLTEEKRDAIFDEICKHGDRMGWAVDVISPNVIANCMYRRSKTSLNEVSMISAIELAKLVIEAGARITEIYVDTVGRPEKYQARLEQIFPDLKVVVAKKADSTYPIVSAASICAKVSRDHAIRAWQFREGSIKSEYGSGYPNDPETKKWLPENVDPVFGFPRIVRFSWATAEKVLDSRALPVEWEDVEDAANPGEQKISSFFARSPAKSCQPQRQRHPFFSERCLFSTSAL; encoded by the exons ATGGAGAGCCAGAGGGAAATCGCGGGGGAGGCTGATTCAGAGACGAGTTGCAATAATCTGGAGGAAGATACGCGGATAACCTGCAGGGGAGAGCTGACTCCGTATTTCCGGGCTTGGGATAATGCCGTTAATAAAGTTCATTTGTCGGAG GTACCGCAGATATGCAAGGACAAGCCGTGCCAGCTTGGCATAGACGAGGCTGGACGGGGCCCGGTCCTGGGACCCATGGTTTATGGGGTTTCTTACGCACCTGTGTCTGAAAAGCAGCTTCTCGTGGACCTGGGCTGCGCCGACTCCAAGAGCCTGACGGAGGAGAAGAGGGACGCTATTTTCGACGAGATTTGCAAGCACGGCGATCGGATGGGATGGGCCGTGGACGTGATATCCCCTAACGTTATCGCGAACTGTATGTACCGTCGCAGCAAAACGTCCCTGAACGAGGTGTCTATGATCTCGGCGATCGAGCTGGCTAAGCTGGTGATCGAGGCTGGCGCACGCATCACGGAGATCTACGTGGACACCGTAGGCAGGCCGGAGAAGTATCAGGCCAGGCTGGAGCAGATATTCCCGGACTTGAAGGTGGTGGTCGCTAAGAAGGCGGACTCGACGTACCCTATCGTCAGCGCAGCCAGCATCTGCGCCAAGGTGTCGCGCGACCACGCGATACGGGCGTGGCAGTTCCGCGAGGGTTCGATCAAGTCGGAATACGGAAGCGGCTACCCGAACGATCCCGAGACGAAGAAATGGCTGCCGGAGAACGTGGACCCCGTGTTCGGGTTCCCGCGCATCGTCAGGTTCAGCTGGGCCACCGCTGAGAAGGTCCTGGATTCGCGGGCCCTGCCGGTCGAGTGGGAGGATGTGGAAGATGCGGCGAATCCTGGGGAGCAGAAGATTTCCAGCTTCTTCGCCAGATCGCCTGCGAAGAGTTGCCAGCCGCAGAGGCAGCGGCACCCTTTCTTCAGCGAGAGATGCCTCTTCAGTACTTCCGCCTTATGA